In one window of Halopiger aswanensis DNA:
- a CDS encoding M24 family metallopeptidase, giving the protein MSRNVFDASEYERRVDRTKERLREENLDAIVVADPANMNYLTGYDGWSFYVHQAVIVTAERDDPVWVGREMDANGARATTVLPEDSIRSYSDDHVHSPYDLHPMDYVAGVLEELEVADGRIGLEMDASYFTAKSYTRLQENFPEADFEDATLLVGWVRIKKSERELEYMREAARISENAMQAGLDAIEAGVPEYEAAAAIYEQLVRGTEEYGGDYPSIVPLMPSGDHTGTPHLTWTDREFEDGDPVIIELSGCRHRYHSPLARTTFVGDPPAELEETADIVVEGIEAALDAVEPGVTCEAVEAAWRETIAQYGLEKEDRIGYSMGLGYPPDWGEHTASIRPGDETELEENMTFHMIPGIWTDEIGMEISETFRVTGSGAEPLADFPRRLFTA; this is encoded by the coding sequence ATGTCCCGCAACGTTTTCGACGCGAGCGAATACGAACGCCGGGTCGATCGGACGAAAGAGCGGTTGCGCGAGGAGAACCTCGACGCGATCGTCGTCGCCGATCCGGCCAATATGAACTATCTCACGGGCTACGACGGCTGGTCGTTCTACGTTCACCAGGCGGTTATCGTGACGGCCGAGCGCGACGACCCCGTCTGGGTCGGCCGGGAGATGGACGCGAACGGTGCGCGGGCGACGACCGTCCTCCCGGAGGACAGCATCCGGTCGTACAGCGACGACCACGTCCACTCCCCGTACGACCTCCACCCGATGGATTACGTCGCGGGCGTCCTCGAGGAACTCGAGGTCGCGGACGGGCGGATCGGCCTCGAGATGGACGCGTCGTACTTCACCGCCAAGTCCTACACGCGACTGCAGGAGAACTTTCCGGAGGCGGACTTCGAGGACGCGACGCTGCTGGTCGGCTGGGTTCGGATCAAGAAATCCGAGCGGGAACTCGAGTACATGCGCGAGGCTGCACGGATCTCCGAGAACGCCATGCAGGCGGGCCTCGACGCGATCGAGGCCGGCGTGCCGGAGTACGAGGCGGCGGCCGCGATCTACGAGCAACTCGTCAGGGGGACCGAGGAGTACGGCGGCGACTACCCCTCGATCGTGCCGCTGATGCCCTCGGGCGATCACACGGGGACGCCGCACCTGACCTGGACCGACCGCGAGTTCGAGGACGGCGACCCGGTCATCATCGAACTCTCGGGCTGTCGGCACCGCTATCACTCGCCGCTGGCCCGGACGACCTTCGTCGGCGACCCGCCCGCGGAACTCGAGGAGACCGCGGACATCGTCGTCGAAGGGATCGAAGCCGCCCTCGACGCGGTCGAACCGGGCGTCACCTGCGAGGCCGTCGAGGCTGCCTGGCGCGAGACGATCGCCCAGTACGGCCTCGAGAAGGAGGATCGCATCGGCTACTCGATGGGGCTTGGCTACCCGCCGGACTGGGGCGAACACACCGCCAGTATTCGTCCGGGAGACGAGACCGAACTCGAGGAGAACATGACCTTTCACATGATCCCCGGCATCTGGACCGACGAGATCGGCATGGAGATCAGCGAGACGTTTCGCGTCACGGGTAGCGGCGCGGAGCCGCTGGCGGACTTCCCGCGACGGCTGTTCACGGCGTAA
- a CDS encoding AbrB/MazE/SpoVT family DNA-binding domain-containing protein, whose product MSSERVDAESKVSGNQANIPSRIRRELDIDDGDQLRWRLEDDGSVRVEVVRQKSGTFAEFDGYDGTEATDVTTDHDAWGVDGE is encoded by the coding sequence ATGAGCAGTGAACGGGTCGATGCCGAGAGCAAAGTTTCGGGAAATCAGGCGAACATTCCGTCCAGAATTCGTCGCGAACTCGATATCGACGACGGCGATCAGCTTCGCTGGCGCCTCGAGGACGACGGGAGCGTCCGCGTCGAGGTCGTCCGGCAGAAAAGCGGAACGTTCGCCGAGTTCGACGGCTACGACGGGACGGAAGCGACCGACGTGACGACCGACCACGACGCCTGGGGCGTCGACGGCGAGTAA
- a CDS encoding PIN domain-containing protein: MPRALVDTSVLFAAAYRRDSAHETALPVLRGIDDGSLPEAVVLDYVLAETLSGLTTHAGHGAAVDLLDRIEENARFHIDSLSADALATGKALFRQHEPLSFVDACIVAYMKTEGLGYLYALDDDFDVADDVYRLETATNPYDPS; this comes from the coding sequence ATGCCTCGCGCACTCGTCGATACGTCGGTCCTCTTCGCAGCCGCCTACAGACGGGATAGCGCGCACGAGACTGCGCTTCCGGTGCTCCGCGGTATCGACGACGGATCCCTCCCGGAAGCGGTCGTCCTCGACTACGTACTCGCGGAAACGCTCAGCGGGCTCACGACGCACGCCGGACACGGTGCTGCCGTCGATCTGCTCGATCGCATCGAGGAAAACGCGCGCTTCCACATCGATTCGCTCTCTGCGGACGCCCTCGCGACGGGAAAAGCGCTGTTCCGGCAGCACGAACCCCTCTCGTTCGTCGACGCTTGCATCGTCGCGTACATGAAAACCGAAGGACTCGGTTACCTCTACGCTCTCGACGACGATTTCGACGTCGCTGACGACGTCTATCGACTCGAGACGGCGACGAACCCGTACGACCCGAGTTAA
- a CDS encoding FAD-binding and (Fe-S)-binding domain-containing protein: MATEHPDSTTDRVDGSSTTDHSDQTSTLDETTLGPPADPRADDPAADPRADYDYVGGDVDQSDLVAALRERIDGEVRFDDYSRQLYATDASAYEQMPVGVVFPRSTADVASVVAYCADEGIPVLPRGGGTSLAGQAVNEAVVLDFTTHMGDVLEIDPETRRATVQGGAVLADLNGELESHGLKFAPDPAAGNRSTVGGAIGNNSTGAHSLQYGKTDAYVEACEVVLADGSVERFGEVTVRELRERADPDGDRLERIYAALVRVIDEDAGTIADAFPQLKRNVSGYNLDRLVAEAYGEPDAFDERREGSLEIGNAEGESEAALGPDPDPDATVNLARVFAGSEGTLGVVTEATVSLESVPETTSVALLTYRDLLEAMADVDTIVRNHDPAAVEAIDDVLIDLARRTEEFADLVERLPAGTETALLVEFYAEDDDHGREQVADLLADRLPRDADQDLDDGGADSEAPVRAFDALEAHDSEGIAELWKLRKSAAPILLSRTSDEKHISFIEDTAVPTEHLADYVADFRAVLEDYDTFASFYAHAGPGCMHMRPLVNTKTDAGLEDFESLADDVTDLVVRYGGSVSGEHGDGRARTQWNRKLYGDDVWGLFRELKTAFDPDWLLNPGTVCGDHDMTEHLRFDPDYEFDPALVPTLEWDTDNGFQGMVELCHGCAGCRGEQETTGGVMCPTYRAAEEEGLSTRGRANMLRAAMSGDLETDATDEEFLAEVMDLCIGCKGCARDCPSEVDMAKLKAEVEHAAHRKHGVGLRDRLFANVDRLNAVGSALAPLSNLAASLPGADLLAEKTLGIARERDLPSFASESFEAWFADRGPRVPLAEADRKVLLFPDTYTNYNHPRAGKAAVQVLETAGVHVRIPDGVSSTGRPAHSKGLLDVSRERARTTVDVLAPFVEDGWEVVLVEPSDAVMFQSDYLDLLSGPDVERLAANTYGVCEYLDRFDLAAALPTDRADPAETLTYHGHCHQKATKKDGHAAAVLEAVGYEVDALDSGCCGMAGSFGYEAEHYSLSRAIGEILFDQIAASDGDRVVAPGASCRTQLSAYDGCDDPPHPIESVAAALSQ; encoded by the coding sequence ATGGCTACGGAACACCCGGATTCGACGACCGATCGGGTCGACGGCTCGTCGACGACCGACCACAGCGATCAGACGTCGACGCTCGACGAGACGACCCTCGGACCGCCCGCCGATCCGCGCGCCGACGATCCGGCCGCGGATCCGCGAGCCGACTACGACTACGTCGGCGGCGACGTCGACCAGTCCGACCTCGTCGCGGCGCTGCGCGAGCGCATCGACGGCGAGGTGCGGTTCGACGACTACTCCCGACAACTGTACGCGACCGACGCCAGCGCCTACGAGCAGATGCCCGTCGGCGTCGTCTTCCCGCGGTCGACGGCCGACGTCGCGAGCGTCGTCGCCTACTGCGCCGACGAGGGGATTCCCGTGCTCCCCCGCGGCGGCGGCACCAGCCTCGCCGGCCAGGCGGTCAACGAGGCCGTCGTCCTCGATTTCACGACCCACATGGGCGACGTCCTCGAGATCGACCCCGAAACCCGGCGAGCGACCGTTCAGGGGGGCGCGGTGCTGGCCGACCTCAACGGCGAACTCGAGTCCCACGGCCTGAAGTTCGCGCCGGATCCCGCCGCCGGGAACCGCAGCACCGTCGGCGGTGCCATCGGGAACAACTCCACGGGCGCCCACTCGCTGCAGTACGGGAAAACTGACGCCTACGTCGAGGCCTGCGAGGTCGTCCTCGCCGACGGCTCGGTCGAACGGTTCGGCGAGGTGACGGTCCGCGAACTCCGCGAGCGGGCCGATCCGGACGGCGACCGCCTCGAGCGGATCTACGCCGCGCTGGTCCGCGTGATCGACGAGGACGCCGGTACGATCGCCGACGCCTTCCCGCAGCTAAAGCGCAACGTGTCGGGGTACAACCTCGACCGGCTAGTCGCCGAAGCCTACGGCGAGCCCGATGCGTTCGACGAGCGCCGGGAGGGATCGCTCGAGATCGGGAACGCCGAGGGCGAATCCGAGGCCGCTCTTGGCCCTGACCCTGATCCCGACGCCACCGTCAACCTCGCCCGCGTCTTCGCCGGTAGCGAGGGCACCCTCGGCGTGGTGACGGAGGCGACCGTCTCGCTCGAGTCCGTCCCCGAGACGACGTCGGTGGCGCTGTTGACCTACCGCGATCTGCTCGAGGCGATGGCCGACGTCGACACAATCGTGCGAAATCACGATCCGGCCGCCGTCGAGGCGATCGACGACGTCCTAATCGATCTCGCTCGGCGAACGGAGGAGTTCGCCGACCTCGTCGAACGGCTTCCCGCGGGTACCGAGACGGCGCTACTCGTCGAGTTTTACGCCGAAGACGACGACCACGGCCGCGAGCAAGTCGCCGACCTATTGGCCGACCGGCTGCCCAGGGACGCCGATCAGGATCTCGATGACGGCGGCGCCGACAGCGAAGCGCCGGTCCGGGCCTTCGACGCCCTCGAGGCCCACGACTCCGAGGGAATCGCCGAACTCTGGAAGCTCCGCAAGAGCGCGGCGCCCATTCTCCTCTCGCGAACGTCGGACGAGAAGCACATCTCCTTCATCGAGGACACCGCCGTTCCCACCGAGCACCTCGCGGACTACGTCGCCGACTTCCGCGCGGTGCTCGAGGACTACGACACGTTCGCGAGCTTCTACGCCCACGCCGGCCCGGGCTGTATGCACATGCGGCCGCTCGTGAACACGAAAACCGACGCGGGCCTCGAGGACTTCGAGTCGCTCGCCGACGACGTGACCGACCTCGTCGTCCGCTACGGCGGGTCGGTGTCTGGTGAACACGGTGACGGCCGGGCGCGCACCCAGTGGAACCGCAAGCTCTACGGCGACGACGTCTGGGGCCTGTTCCGGGAGCTGAAGACGGCCTTCGACCCGGACTGGCTGCTCAATCCGGGCACCGTCTGCGGCGACCACGACATGACCGAGCACCTGCGGTTCGACCCCGACTACGAGTTCGATCCGGCGCTCGTGCCGACCCTCGAGTGGGACACCGACAACGGCTTTCAGGGCATGGTCGAACTCTGCCACGGCTGCGCCGGCTGTCGCGGCGAGCAGGAGACCACCGGCGGCGTGATGTGCCCGACCTACCGCGCGGCCGAGGAGGAGGGGCTCAGCACGCGCGGCCGGGCGAACATGCTGCGGGCCGCGATGAGCGGCGACCTCGAGACCGACGCCACCGACGAGGAGTTCCTGGCGGAGGTGATGGATCTCTGTATCGGCTGCAAGGGCTGTGCGCGGGACTGCCCGAGCGAGGTCGATATGGCGAAGCTCAAGGCCGAAGTCGAGCACGCGGCCCACCGGAAACACGGTGTGGGTCTGCGCGATCGGCTCTTCGCGAACGTCGACCGACTGAACGCGGTCGGAAGCGCGCTCGCCCCGCTGTCGAACTTGGCCGCGTCGCTTCCCGGCGCCGACCTGCTCGCCGAGAAAACCCTCGGGATCGCCCGCGAGCGCGACCTGCCGAGTTTCGCGAGCGAGAGCTTCGAGGCGTGGTTCGCCGACCGCGGCCCTCGCGTCCCCCTCGCGGAGGCCGACCGGAAGGTGCTACTGTTCCCCGACACGTACACGAACTACAACCACCCGCGGGCCGGGAAAGCGGCCGTTCAGGTTCTCGAGACGGCGGGCGTCCACGTCCGGATTCCGGACGGCGTCTCGTCGACGGGCCGGCCGGCCCACTCGAAAGGGCTCCTCGACGTCTCCCGCGAGCGGGCGCGGACGACCGTCGACGTGCTGGCGCCGTTCGTTGAGGACGGCTGGGAGGTCGTCCTCGTCGAGCCCTCCGACGCCGTCATGTTCCAGTCGGACTACCTGGACTTGCTCTCGGGTCCCGACGTTGAACGGCTCGCCGCGAACACCTACGGCGTCTGCGAGTACCTCGACCGGTTCGACCTCGCCGCGGCGTTGCCGACGGACCGCGCCGATCCGGCCGAGACCCTGACCTACCACGGCCACTGCCACCAGAAGGCCACGAAGAAGGACGGCCACGCGGCGGCGGTCCTCGAGGCGGTCGGCTACGAGGTCGACGCCCTCGATTCGGGCTGTTGCGGGATGGCCGGCTCGTTCGGCTACGAGGCCGAACACTACTCGCTCAGTCGAGCTATCGGCGAGATCCTGTTCGATCAGATCGCCGCGAGCGACGGCGACCGGGTCGTCGCGCCCGGCGCGTCCTGCCGGACCCAGCTATCGGCGTACGACGGTTGCGACGACCCGCCGCATCCGATCGAATCGGTTGCGGCCGCGCTCTCGCAGTAA
- a CDS encoding NAD(P)-dependent oxidoreductase, with protein MSTNPDIVVLREGTEGLSMESYAETLRERLPEHTVALARTPTAERELVPQAQVVTGITIDESLLEAADRLELFACTFAGTDHVPMDALAERGVAVTNAGGIHAPGIAEQTIANMLVFARNLHEGWRRKRNGEWRHFQSHEFTDSTVTIVGLGSIGQEVVKRLEGFEVETIGIRYTPSKGGPTDEVLGFEDADIHAAFSRSDYVVLACPLNDLTRGLVGEDELATLPPNAVLVNAARGGLVDTDALVSALQHNGIRGAALDVTDPEPLPNDHELWDLENCLLTPHTGGHTPKHWDRLADIVATNVAALEADEGDEGEGDALENVVYRPESTDE; from the coding sequence ATGAGCACGAACCCGGACATCGTCGTTCTACGAGAGGGGACGGAAGGACTGTCGATGGAATCGTACGCCGAGACGCTCCGCGAACGATTGCCCGAGCACACCGTCGCGCTCGCACGGACGCCGACGGCGGAGCGCGAACTCGTCCCGCAGGCGCAGGTGGTAACCGGCATTACGATCGACGAGTCGCTGCTCGAGGCGGCCGATCGGCTCGAACTGTTCGCCTGCACGTTCGCCGGCACCGACCACGTCCCGATGGACGCGCTGGCCGAGCGCGGGGTCGCCGTGACGAACGCGGGCGGGATCCACGCACCCGGCATCGCCGAGCAGACGATCGCCAACATGCTCGTCTTCGCTCGCAATCTCCACGAGGGGTGGCGCCGCAAGCGAAACGGCGAGTGGCGCCACTTCCAGTCGCACGAGTTCACCGACAGCACGGTCACGATCGTCGGTCTCGGCTCTATCGGCCAGGAGGTCGTCAAGCGCCTCGAGGGGTTCGAAGTCGAGACGATCGGCATCCGCTATACGCCTTCGAAGGGCGGGCCGACCGACGAGGTGCTCGGCTTCGAGGACGCCGATATCCACGCGGCGTTCTCCCGCAGCGACTACGTCGTGTTGGCCTGCCCGCTGAACGATCTCACCCGCGGGCTCGTCGGCGAGGACGAACTCGCGACGCTGCCGCCGAACGCCGTCCTCGTCAACGCGGCCCGCGGCGGCCTCGTCGACACCGACGCGCTGGTCTCGGCGCTGCAGCACAACGGCATCCGCGGCGCCGCGCTGGACGTCACCGATCCCGAACCCCTGCCCAACGACCACGAGCTCTGGGATCTCGAGAACTGCCTGCTCACGCCCCACACCGGCGGCCACACGCCGAAACACTGGGACCGGCTGGCCGACATCGTCGCGACCAACGTGGCCGCGCTCGAGGCCGACGAGGGCGACGAAGGCGAGGGGGACGCGCTCGAGAACGTCGTCTACCGACCGGAGTCGACTGACGAGTGA
- a CDS encoding amidohydrolase, which yields MNEPIRDRLVSLRRSLHRHPEPAWREFYTTARLVEEIRAIGVDELAVGPDAYDPADRMAVPDDEEIQPWIERARERGADEVLLERMTGGNTGAVAVLETGEGPAIGLRVDIDGLFIEESTDDEHDPAAEGFRSAIDGTMHACGHDVHMTWGLAVLEAIAESDFSGRLVVFFQPAEETSGGGCPMAESEFADGLDYLLAVHVGLDHPTGEVVAGIEKPLAMCHVDLTIEGTSAHAGKAPNEGDNAMHAMGTAIENAYGIPRHSDGMTRVNIGRAEAGTTSNVIAERAHMEAEARGETTELMEYVKDRLERTVTNAARMHGCRAEFDVVSESPRADSDPELQTLVGEVAREVRGVDHVLEAADFGASEDATFLMDRVQRDGGLATYLIVGTDHPTSHHTPTFDVDERSLEHGVDVLLGAIRELERRHPVSRVDRGGEGASEVVE from the coding sequence ATGAACGAGCCGATACGGGACCGCCTCGTCTCCCTCAGACGGAGCCTGCACCGCCACCCCGAGCCCGCGTGGCGCGAGTTCTACACGACCGCACGACTCGTCGAGGAGATCCGAGCGATCGGCGTCGACGAGTTGGCCGTCGGCCCCGACGCGTACGATCCCGCGGATCGGATGGCCGTCCCCGACGACGAGGAAATCCAGCCGTGGATCGAACGCGCCCGCGAGCGCGGCGCGGACGAGGTCCTCTTGGAGCGGATGACCGGCGGCAACACCGGGGCCGTCGCCGTTCTCGAGACGGGCGAGGGTCCCGCGATCGGGCTACGGGTCGACATCGACGGCCTGTTCATCGAGGAGTCGACCGACGACGAGCACGATCCGGCCGCGGAGGGCTTTCGATCGGCGATCGACGGCACGATGCACGCCTGCGGCCACGACGTCCACATGACGTGGGGGCTGGCCGTCCTCGAGGCGATCGCCGAGAGCGACTTTTCCGGACGGCTGGTCGTCTTCTTCCAGCCGGCCGAAGAGACAAGCGGCGGCGGCTGTCCCATGGCCGAAAGCGAGTTCGCGGACGGGTTAGACTACCTGCTGGCCGTCCACGTCGGCCTCGACCACCCGACCGGCGAGGTCGTGGCGGGAATCGAGAAACCCCTGGCGATGTGCCACGTCGATCTGACCATCGAGGGGACCTCCGCACACGCGGGGAAGGCGCCCAACGAGGGCGACAACGCGATGCACGCCATGGGAACGGCGATCGAGAACGCCTACGGGATCCCCCGCCACAGCGACGGCATGACCCGCGTGAACATCGGTCGGGCGGAGGCCGGCACGACGAGCAACGTCATCGCCGAACGCGCTCACATGGAGGCCGAAGCGCGCGGCGAGACGACCGAGCTGATGGAGTACGTGAAGGACCGTCTCGAGCGGACAGTAACAAACGCGGCTCGAATGCACGGCTGTCGGGCCGAGTTCGACGTCGTCAGCGAGTCGCCGCGAGCCGACAGCGACCCGGAACTGCAGACGCTGGTCGGCGAGGTCGCCCGCGAGGTTCGGGGGGTCGATCACGTACTCGAGGCCGCCGACTTCGGCGCCAGCGAGGACGCTACCTTCCTGATGGACCGCGTCCAGCGCGACGGCGGGCTGGCGACGTACCTCATCGTCGGGACCGACCACCCCACGAGCCACCACACGCCGACGTTCGACGTCGACGAACGCAGCCTCGAGCACGGTGTCGACGTTCTGCTCGGGGCGATCCGGGAACTCGAGCGACGGCACCCCGTTTCGCGGGTCGACCGCGGGGGAGAGGGTGCGAGCGAGGTCGTAGAATGA
- the ilvA gene encoding threonine ammonia-lyase, translating into MSRDRAAESVVSLADVEDARDRIADVVHRTPLDTSRTFAELSGAAAVGLKLENVQRTGSFKIRGAYNKMRQFSAAEREAGVISSSAGNHAQGVALAGQLLDIDTTIVVPEVTPAAKIEATRGYGAEVIVEGDIYERSYEYAVERADETGETFVHPFDDEAIVAGQGTIGLELLEQYPAIDTVLVAIGGGGLISGIGTVLKARDPEIRVIGVQPEGAAHAKPSLEADEIRELEAVDTVAEGIADTRMLETTFEIAREVVDDVVTVSDTEIATAVTLLAERAKTVAESAGATPLAAALSDEADLDLEGEHVGVVISGGNVDLTEHAELTRTGLHELERYAEARLAVAGWPTTVGDVAETVESAGAELDVLERARRTSVDEPNRVPVTVGLAGSGPDHLEGVLEALDGLEGVSVLERSLT; encoded by the coding sequence ATGAGCAGGGACCGCGCCGCCGAATCGGTCGTCTCCCTCGCAGACGTCGAAGACGCTCGCGATCGCATCGCCGACGTTGTCCACCGCACGCCGCTGGACACGTCTCGGACCTTCGCCGAACTGAGCGGCGCGGCCGCCGTGGGGTTAAAGCTCGAGAACGTCCAGCGGACGGGCTCGTTCAAGATCCGCGGCGCGTACAACAAGATGAGGCAGTTCTCGGCGGCCGAGCGCGAGGCGGGCGTCATCTCCTCGAGCGCGGGCAATCACGCCCAGGGCGTGGCGCTGGCCGGTCAGTTGCTCGACATCGACACGACGATCGTCGTCCCCGAGGTGACCCCGGCGGCGAAGATAGAGGCGACTCGCGGTTACGGCGCCGAGGTGATCGTCGAGGGCGACATCTACGAACGATCCTACGAGTACGCCGTAGAGCGGGCCGACGAGACCGGCGAAACCTTCGTCCACCCCTTCGACGACGAGGCGATCGTCGCCGGCCAGGGGACGATCGGCCTCGAACTGCTCGAGCAATACCCCGCGATCGACACCGTCCTCGTCGCGATCGGCGGCGGCGGGCTGATCTCGGGGATCGGAACGGTGCTGAAGGCCCGCGACCCCGAGATCCGCGTGATCGGCGTCCAGCCCGAGGGGGCCGCCCACGCGAAGCCGTCGCTCGAGGCCGACGAGATCCGCGAACTCGAGGCCGTCGACACCGTCGCGGAGGGCATCGCCGACACGCGGATGCTCGAGACCACGTTCGAAATCGCCCGCGAGGTCGTCGACGACGTCGTCACCGTCAGCGATACGGAGATCGCGACGGCCGTGACGCTCCTGGCGGAGCGCGCGAAGACGGTTGCCGAGAGCGCCGGAGCGACACCGCTGGCTGCCGCGCTGTCGGACGAGGCGGACCTCGATCTCGAGGGCGAACACGTCGGGGTCGTAATCTCCGGCGGCAACGTCGACCTCACCGAGCACGCCGAACTGACCCGTACCGGATTGCACGAACTCGAGCGCTACGCCGAGGCCAGACTGGCCGTGGCGGGCTGGCCGACGACCGTGGGCGACGTCGCCGAGACCGTCGAATCGGCGGGCGCCGAACTGGACGTCCTCGAGCGCGCCCGGCGAACGTCGGTCGACGAGCCGAATCGGGTGCCGGTCACCGTCGGCCTCGCGGGTAGCGGTCCCGACCATCTCGAGGGCGTGCTCGAGGCACTGGATGGACTCGAGGGCGTATCGGTGCTCGAGCGCTCGCTCACGTAG
- a CDS encoding class-III pyridoxal-phosphate-dependent aminotransferase translates to MDRDAAEPDVDAFPGPNAKRWVEFHQSNSAPSEYSHEFVWDITREADGPFVTDVDGNVLLDFTCHIGAAPLGYNNPKLTDKFEAFDLVEPMKIAGQDMYFGAGPTPEASSVPGSSHLMDELTEVSSQYGMDTVFLSNSGAEAMENAMKITHDYRAPSTYGVTFSGSFHGRTLGTLSITKSKDVYTRRYPQLSGIETVPFCADRGCDADTCDCGFFAGGDSQLRSMLAPEGGHIDPDEITFLTLEPIQGVGGYRFPSEAFMREVAAVTDEYDIPLVVDEIQSGIGRTGEIWASDHYPIEPDVIASAKALRVGATISRSEIFPDEKNRLGSTFGGGDILGAMMGTFTLEAIQEYDLLDNATERGRQAKELLRDDAPDYVADIRGKGLMLAVEFDTAERRNAVVTAALERGLLTLGCGKKTIRLLPPLDSTEREIELGVGLFCDAIEAVGPSATVAD, encoded by the coding sequence ATGGATAGGGACGCAGCCGAACCGGACGTGGACGCCTTCCCGGGTCCCAACGCGAAGCGGTGGGTCGAGTTCCACCAGTCGAACTCGGCGCCCAGCGAGTACTCCCACGAGTTCGTCTGGGACATCACCCGGGAGGCCGACGGGCCGTTCGTCACCGACGTCGACGGGAACGTCCTGTTGGATTTCACCTGTCACATCGGCGCGGCGCCGCTCGGCTACAACAACCCGAAGCTCACCGACAAGTTCGAGGCGTTCGACCTCGTCGAGCCGATGAAGATCGCCGGCCAGGACATGTACTTCGGCGCCGGCCCCACCCCCGAGGCGTCCTCGGTTCCGGGCTCGAGCCACCTCATGGACGAACTCACCGAGGTCTCGAGCCAGTACGGGATGGACACGGTCTTCCTCTCGAACTCCGGCGCGGAGGCGATGGAGAACGCGATGAAGATCACCCACGACTACCGCGCGCCCTCGACGTACGGCGTCACCTTTTCCGGGAGCTTCCACGGCCGGACCCTCGGCACGCTCTCGATCACGAAATCCAAGGACGTCTACACGCGCCGCTATCCGCAACTCAGCGGTATCGAAACGGTGCCGTTCTGTGCGGACCGGGGCTGCGACGCCGACACCTGCGACTGCGGCTTCTTCGCCGGCGGCGACTCGCAACTGCGCAGCATGCTCGCACCCGAGGGCGGCCACATCGATCCCGACGAGATCACGTTCCTCACCCTCGAGCCGATTCAGGGCGTCGGCGGCTACCGGTTTCCCAGCGAGGCGTTCATGCGGGAGGTCGCGGCCGTCACCGACGAGTACGACATTCCGCTGGTCGTCGACGAGATCCAGTCGGGAATCGGCCGTACCGGCGAGATCTGGGCTTCGGATCACTACCCGATCGAACCCGACGTCATCGCGAGCGCGAAGGCGCTGCGCGTCGGCGCGACGATTTCTCGGTCGGAAATCTTCCCCGACGAGAAGAACCGGCTCGGCTCGACGTTCGGCGGCGGCGATATCCTCGGCGCGATGATGGGGACGTTCACGCTCGAGGCCATTCAGGAGTACGACCTCCTCGACAATGCGACCGAACGCGGTCGGCAGGCCAAAGAATTGCTTCGAGACGACGCGCCGGACTACGTTGCAGACATCCGCGGGAAGGGGCTGATGTTGGCCGTCGAGTTCGACACCGCAGAGCGCCGAAATGCGGTCGTGACGGCCGCGCTCGAGCGCGGGCTCCTGACGCTGGGCTGCGGGAAGAAGACGATTCGGCTGCTCCCGCCGCTGGACTCGACTGAGCGCGAGATCGAGCTGGGGGTCGGGCTCTTCTGCGATGCGATCGAGGCCGTCGGCCCGAGCGCGACGGTGGCCGACTGA